The nucleotide window TCCGGAAATATATCGTAATTTTTTTATATGAACATCAGATATGATGTAATTATGCAACTACTTGCGAAGATGCAGTCTTATATGGCGACTAATTGAGCCTTATCGAAGCCCAATGTAACGTGAATTGGGCCTGTTCTCGGCCCAATATAATTTGCAGGACACTCTCACCACATGGTTTAATTAGCTGACACGCGTCCGCCCTCCCCCCAAATCAATCGCTCTCTGAAACCCTACCCTGTCCCATTTCGCTCTCATCCTCCTGCTCGCATGGCTGCCACCGTGGTCGAATCGATGGCGATTTCCCGCCTGGCCCCGTCAGCCTCAGCGCCGAGGGCGGCAGCCGTGTCCCAGGCTTCCTCTCCCCGCGGTCGTTGCGACACGAGGCTTCTCCCTGGCTTCAATGGCCTGAGGATGTCCTCGCGTGTTCGCCCGATTTCGCCCGCGAAGCGGCTGGCCGGCAGCTTGATGGCGGTCCGCCGCGGCGCCGTGGTTTGTGAGGCCTCGGAGGCGACCATCCAGCGTATGGTTTTCTTACCTCCCTAAGTTCTGTTGCCTTGAACAATTAATGTTTGTAGTGTCCCTCGGTGTAGTGGTTAAATTGGAGTGATTGTCTGTGGTTGTGAGCAACTTTTGGAGAAGGAATGTGGTTTTCTGGCATTAATCGCTGGTTTGTCTGGTTAGGAAAAGTTGAAACTATGATAATGAAGCACTTCTTTTGCTTTGTTTTTAGAGAGATATTATGCTCTCTGTTGCAGCATCATGAAACCAAAGTTTTTCGAAATTCCATCTTACCACTATAATGGTCTTCATGGTGGCAACTCGCTCTATTCATATGCCTGGGCATCATCTCTATCCCTCTCTGAGCATCTAAGTCAATTTCTCATCTATAAGAAGAGTCCTCTTGGCAACTTGATTTTGTGAATTTAGATATTATAGAAATTATTATTCTTTATTAAAGCAGCATTTCTAAATGACGACAATTCAAAATTTGACCTTTAGTGAAATTGAATACTATGATTCACGTAAAGGAGAAAACGAAAGACTTTTTAACGCAAGCTGATCCAATGGAATCGTCCATTAACAGTAATGTTTTTGTTTGAACACTTTACTGACCTTGACCTAAGGTGCAAGACATGGTTCATTGTGTAACAATTTTCAACCTTGAACTGAGGCCTAAGAACCAGCAGTCTGCTGTCCaggaagaaagcaatttcattgcattataaaaCTCAAAAAATCCTTTGTTAGCAAAACCATCAGCTGTCTTGTTTTCATGCTTCTGACGATTTCCATTTCTCTTCCCATCACTATTGTCTTATCTTTTACTAAATTATCCTCTGGAGCGTATAGAAAATATTGAGAAGTAGAAATGTAAAGAAATTCATTATCTCAATGTATTGACAAACAATTTGAGATAACTATTGGTTGTTGCCGGACTGGCATCTGCCAGTCTAAGGTTGTCTACCAATGGGAAAGTATTGAACCTATAAAAGGCACCTTCTTGAGTTGGAGTTTCAAATGATGCATGATATTTTAATGTTGTACTTTTACATTATCGGTATATAGAATTCATACTTGCATTTTATGTTACTGCACTTTTTTTAAAACATCTTATTCATAACTAGTTCATAATGATATTTATCTAGGTCCATCCTCTTTGCTTGACGTGCGTCCTTTAGCTGAGTGCGTGAAGTTCTTTACACATTTCTTGCCTGTGAACGAGgcctaactgtattttgagttccACTAGAGCCACTGACCGCCTGAACCAAAGTGTAATCACCTTTACAAGACATCTCCTGATTCTAGACTTGGAATTATATGAGATTTTTGGAATCAGGAAGTTAGATGTATCCATCCTTAGTTTTTGTTACCGGCATCACAACTCTGTTGGATTGAAAGTCTAACCTGAAAGTTTGGAGAATAAGTTCCTCAATTCCTACTTAAGTCGTCTTGGATTGTAATTTTTGAACCTTGACCAACCTAATTTCAGTTAGAACTAAGTTTGTCGTAAAGATGGAGCGGGTTGGGTCGGTTTGAATCAGGTTACTTAGTTCATATTATCACCAAGtacttgtggttaaaagtttaaaaatgatgctgCAAACAATATATATTGTATGTACTCTTTATTCATGCATTGAGTTTAACTGGGGTAAAGTTAAGTTAATCTATGTTTGGCATTTGTTATGGTTGGACTTGGATTGGATTTTACACCAAATTCAATCAAACCCAAGTGGAAGCAAGGTTTAGATTTTCCAACCCTGACCCACCGTtcctttttttaatattaaaaaaagacCCTATTCAATCTGGCTCAATGATCTGATTGGGCCTGATGCGTTCAGCTTGTGCCAAAAGCCAAATAGCAACCTGTAATTGACTGTATTTCTAAGACACAAGGCTTTGCATGTAAGTTTGATTTTATTTCATGTCGCTGTGGAGTGGACACTTTGTAATAGTTCTTGTtgtaaccagtgatttaaaaagcgctaggcgccaaaaggcgccaaggtccaaaaacgcccgaggcgctaggcgctcgcccgagcgaagtgaggcgctaaaatataaaaatataaaatataattaataaatataattatttaaaattttaaataaaaatataaaaatatataatataattaataaatataatcacattaacagtataaatctgttgacggagaaacgaggaagcagcggcgagcggcggcagcggtgagcggcggcagcggcagcagcagcagctgcgagcggcggcagcggcagcgggaaagggaaagggagcggaaggcgcgagcagcgggaaggctcgcgggagggctcgcaggaggcgagagggctcgcgggaggcgcgagcagcgggagggctcgcgggaggcgtgagcagcgggagggctcgagggaggcgcgagcagcgggaaggctcgcgggagggctcgcaggagacgcgagcagcgagagggctcgcgggaggcgcgagcagcaggagggctcgcaggaggtgcgagcagcgagagggctcgcgggaggcacgagcagcgggaaggctcgcgggaggcgcgagcagcgacagcgagcgacgagatcgcgatcggcagCGGTagcaggttagggttggggttatatcggtttagttggttcgattgaaccaactaacaaccgaaccaggaccgaaccagacctaaaattttggttcggtttacccaggcgctcgcccgaagcgcccagcgcctgggctcgggcgagcgcccaggcggcgcctaattgaagcgcgccgcctgggacattagcgaggcgctcgggcctcgcctcgcctcgcccgagcgcctaggcgagcgcccgagcgccttttgcaatcactggttgTAACATATTTGTGAAATTTTTGATGAATTCAAGCTTAAGTGGCTTTGATATATCTTTAACTCAATTACGTTTGTTTGGCTTTTTAATTgaactttttttctttgtttaaccACTTTTATCACCCTACCACAGTTCCTGAAGTATCTAAGATGACTTGGCAGTCTCTTGTAGTGGGGTCTGAGATGCCGGTGCTTGTAGATTTTTGGGCTCCATGGTGTGGTCCTTGTCGTATGATTGAGCCAACCATTGTCAAGCTAGCGAAGGCTTACGAAGGAAAGCTCAAGTGTTACAAGCTCAACACAGACATCAACCCCGACATAGCTACACAGTATGGTATTCGAAGCATCCCCACTGTGATGATATTCAGAAATGGTGAAAAGAAAGATGCTGTGATTGGGGCTGTGCCAGAGGGTACCCTTGTTTTGACAATCGAGAAGTTTGTAGTGAGATAGACACATTTGTGTTCTGGGTACTGGACTCTTGGATTTCAAAAGGCTATCATCTATGTGAGTCTGGGCAATTTTCTCCTTGTAATAATACTGTACATGGTGAACGATTTGCTCTAGTTGGATATCCTTCAATCTGCTACACTCCTAAGTGGAATTTGAAGAATAAAAGTGTTGCTTGGAATCAAACCAACTGCTGCTTATGCACAATGTTCTTCCCACATGAAATGTGGATGTAAAATTTTCATCCCTAACGCAAGAACATATCATGGAGATCTTTGGCTCCTATGAGGTACGTCTCTGGACTGGGTGGTGTTGGGTAACTTAAAATGAGTCATGGCATACATAAATCTGCTATCAGTTTCTAAGTTTGCCCCTTCAAAATTTATGTAGGATATTCTGCTATCGCTGTGCTGAATGGAATTGGCTAATGCCCAGAATGGTTGCTAGAATGGCAATGGCTCGGGTTTCTCAAGAACCTCATCCTAATCTAAAGTTAAAGCAGGTACGTTACCTAATTTCCTATTTGAATCCTCCTGTTTCGATTGAAGGATGTTTGACTACTGTTCAAGTAGGTTGGATTGTATCAAGTATTTCCTTGGCTCACATTATCAGTGATATTTTCTTACAGCTGTTCAAACACTGTCGGAAACCTAACCTAACCCCATCTATTTCTTTAGATCGAGTATCCGAACACTGTCTCTCGCCTCGAAATCATTTTTGTTTTTGTATAGCTGATGGGTAATTTTTATTGGTGCAGGATAATAAAGACTATATATTATACTGTCCTTGTGAATTGAGTGCGGCTGGTGATGCCTTTTCTGAGGGCTGCTTTGGGGTTCTCCACCGAACGATATATTGTGGGCCATACGGGGATTTTAACCTGCACGACTGCGCTGCATGTGAGTTTTGTTTATTTATTCCAGGATTATTTGACTTCACATCTTTCCACCTGTTCCCTCCGTCCATCCATGGAATCCTTATAATCCAGAAAACAAGCTTAGGGTTATTTACTGAAAGCTCccagtaaaattataaaaaaaatgggccttcatatttttttttttttatcagggATATTTTTGAAAAACTTTAaccaaattaaaattataaaaaaaataatcattatcctttgattagatttaattttagttttttagagttgaattgatttttttaagatgaataaaatcaaattggttcaactataCTCTAATTATCCAATTTGATTTAATTGATCCCTaaattatcttttaattttttataaaatattctctcACCTTCTCCATCTTCACTctacctcctcctctttctctctcttcatcttcttctcccaTTTTACCTCCAATTCTACCTATGTTTTCTCTCACTTTGCCTCCCACTTTTATCTCCATCTCCTTCTCTACCTCCACTATCTCCTCTCCTCACTCTACCCccactcctcctccctctcccatTAGCCTTCTTTTTCCCTACCTCCCCCTATCCCtcctcttcattttcttcctcCTTTACCTTTTTCTAAACCTCTACTCGCTCCGTCCCCTCTTCCTCCACCTTCTCCTCCTTATAATTTATCTAGAAAAGTTAGTACACTCAAAATTACAATCGGGTTACACTTGAGTTATATTCATtgacaaaatatataaaaaaatatatattaatttatatatagaaGTATTCTAAATATATCGTAAAACTAAAAAATTCAAGTTAttctaataaattatattaatttttatataaaattatcctaatttatctaaaaaaatcattatactCGGGTTATACTTTTTCAcaagatatattaaaaaatatattaatttttatataaaattatcttaaaattcttaTGAATTAGAAACATATCCTAGTAGTTTTAGAAAAGTTTGGATTGATTTAGTGAAAATTAATTCGAGTTATACTTGTTCACatattcaataaaaataatttcttaaatAAGTGATGATACCGTCTAGATTTGTAGTGTGACTACTTAGGGCTAATActctatttaaaatttttaattatcataaattgataaaaaaaatatatataaaaaagtgATACTAAATATCTTATAATAATGCTAGTAGTTCTAAAAAAATTTAGATTGGTTTGTTAGGAATTAACTTGAGTTACACTCTCATAGATTCAATGCAAAAATATcctatttaaaaatttttaatcacgctaagtttataaaaaaataagaaaaataatattatatacctTAAAATAATGTACTAATAGTTCTAGAGAGGTTTAGattgatttaataaaaattaactcGAATTATACTTGGTTATACTCTATcacaaatttaatataaaataccttatttcaaaaattaatcatcctaaattcatacaaaatagaaaaaataatactaaacataTTAGCATCTCACACTAGTATTTTGGAAATTTTGGATAGATCTGATGAAAATTCAACGAGTTATGTTCAATCATAGATTCTAcctaaaaaatatcatattttaaaaattagtcATCATATATTCATAAAAACAAAATGATACTAAAGATATTATCATCTCACGCTACTAGTTCTAGAGAAATTTGGATAGGTTTAGTGAAAATTCAATGAGTTACACTCGATCATAaattcaacccaaaaatattctatttaaatttttatcaCCCTAAAAccataagaaattaaaaaaaatgatactaaatatcTTTGAATCACGTGTCAAtagttctagaaaagtttggattAGTTTAAAGAAAATACCTTGGTTACGCTCGAGTTATACTCGGGTTACATTCATAAAATTGAGAAAAGTGATACTAGTAAACATCATGACCACATAAAATTTACACAAGACATTCAATTTTCACAAAATATTAATCATGTTACTAATATTACTCTCATTGTAAAATAATAGTATTAAGAACATATTACCAAATATAATATTCCAATGTTCAAATATTTCAAAACAAAGTAAgacatttcatcaaatctctcaGTGACTAGATACAGAATaataatcatccaaaataacatttgTAATCTACCAATCTAAACAATGATACTAGGGATATCAACGAGACAAGGTGAGAAAGGTAACGCTTCTCTTATCTCCATTCTCATCTCATCCACTGTCCCTATCCTTGCCCTATTCCCTATCTAGATAGTATGAGGGCAAGGATGGGGAATCCCCATAAGGTGTGAGGAACTCATAAGTTCTATGTATCTTtccaattaatttatttttttttaaaaaaaataaaacttctaTCAAAcctaattaataatatatatatatatatatatatcataattcaTGAGAGAAATAAGGGACAGATGGGGGAGGATCGAGGAAAGAAACAAGGAAGGAGGTGAGAACTACAATGATCGACTAAGTAGAGCTATGGGGTGGACGAGGGCGATTGtgttgaggaggagagagagagaaattgagGGGCTAGATGAGGGggaaagagggaggagggagAAAGGAGTGTGTGAtagaaagagaaggagaaagaAATAAGAATAGCAAAAAATCATTGTTGTTGTTTACTATTCATCGTTGTTTACTATTCATCGTTTGTAGTTGCCGATCGTTAGAAGAATCATCATTTGCAAATGGTGAGAGAACTAATAAAAACAAAGTCAAACAATCACTATGGTGTCTCATGCGATTAAAGATTGAGCACATGCAACCCATGAGGTCACGAGGAGAAGATGTTATTGTTGAATGAATAGATGTTTTATTGGACTCAATTGAATCAAATTGTTTTTAATTGAATCATAATCATTTCAATCAAGATTCtcctaatttaatttaaataatgaAAATTTGACCATCTAATGTTTGGGTTCAATATCTTACCTTACATATAAATAGGTCGAGAATAAGTAAAAGGTGAGGAGTGTTCTATTCATCCCCGCCTCTTATTTGCACGGATAATATAAAATATCTACCAACCTTATCTATTTCCCCATCCTCGTCCCCTTAGGTGTGAGTTTGCATCGGTATAATTGACATCCCTAAAATGATATATCTCTTTGGATAAAATTAATTTCTTTGTCCATCAATAATCAttataatttatcgatatcaattAATCAAACACTTAAGAACCTTCTAGACAAATGATAGATATCAAAACTATTATTGGGAAATTTGAAGGCGGATCTTGAACTATTTGTTAAGAGGGAAGTAACAAAAATTTTTGTCGCTCAATTCATTTTCgctatcttttcttttcttttcttttttaatattccGATTCAAGTTTTTTTATCTTGACAAATATCGATCTGATCAGGTTTAGTAGTCTGCACCGTTTTCTATTTTCATTTAAGGCGGCTATCTGACGAGGGAGACTTAATTATCTTGTTTGACCCGCCGTGGTTTTCGATTCTTAATGGGAGGATGAGCAAAGCAGGGATTAGTCCTGTCCACAGATTAGGTGGTCGTACTCTCAGCATCCGGTGGGTGGCCAGCACTGCAGACTTCGATGAGTTGCTACTGGCGTTCGCGTCTCCCGAGGAGGTGGCCGGTCGACGCCTCACATGGCCCCATCCGCTGCAGGTGCGAGCGGGATAGGAGAGAAGAGAAAAGCCCTCCCGACGGTGGGTCCGCCCATTGGGTAGAAGAAGGATTGCTTTCCTCCGACGGCAGTGCGGCTTCGCCCTGCAAAAGCTTGGATTAAATGTCAGCGAAAATAGTGGGAAAGGGACGTTGTGAATGGCCATCGCTGAGAAGGTGACGGAGATCGCAACGTCGTTTCAGTCAATAAGAAAGGCGATGGTTGGAGCGACGTAACATCAACACTCGGCTACTTGGGACTCATAAATCAGGCTCGGTGACGTCCAATCAATTCATTCAGTGTGACACACACCGTCCAACCAACCCCCCTGAGAGCCGCCGCTCATCGCTGAATCATGCGTTCATACATACCGCCCACAGATTAATATTGTGCACGTCGACGACGCAACAAAAGAAGACACGAGTTGTGGAACAACTATTGGTggccaaataaaatttaaatactctcaatttaattaaaaaataggaCTTTTTTGTTTGTCTGTTTTGCTATTATTCTTAGATGATAatgaataaatataaattatatttcaaatgaaTATTGGTAAAAAAGACAAGTATTTTAATCACCatgcaataaaaagaaaatacaagtAAATCgttctttttcttaattttgatttCCCTTCTCCTCCATTTCCCTCCTCCTCCTATATAGACGGCATCGCTGTCGAAAGGATACGGCGCGGACGAACGACTCGGCCTCGGTCCGTCGAATATATCAATCTCATAGTTAGTCTGGTTCAGAGCAAATCCATTCGAACGAAAGAGAAGAGACGCCTTCCCCAACGGCCCCCCATCGCCTTCTCCGCCTCCAGAATGCGGAGGAAGGGATCCCAATCGGTACGTCGTTGccacaaatctttcttttctcgtCTCTCTTGTTTCGTGGTGGATGGATCGAGCACAGATGACTTGTTGATCCACAACCCTAATGACGAACGTTCGCCATTCCGGTCGTGTCTTTCGCAATGCGTGCttctttcccccccccccccccccccccccccccccccccccctttttcttctttgatttCTGATCGTTCTCGTACGACGAGACGAAGGGTTCGTTCCCGATTTCTTTCTTTGCTTCTGGTGATCTTCTCTCCAATTAGATTCTTAAATCTTTTTTTGATGTGAAGGATTCATCGACTGCGTTCTCGAAGTGGAATGCGTTTGGATGAGCCAGTTCTTCATAATTTGTTTGTCTTGTGGGTAGAATTTAACAAgctaaagatataaaaaaaatgaatgcaTTAATCAGGTCAAACATCAATTCGATTTTGATTAGGGGCATGATGCTAAAAATATGACCCACTCTTATTTGGATAATAGTAGGTTATTCGTTAATTTATTTGGGCTAGCTTTGAATGGTTCATCCAATTCTtagttaataaaaatattattattattattatataaagtagcataaatatgaaaaaaataactGCTAAGAGCTTGGCTTTAATAATTTACAAGATGGTAACTTAGGTCGATTCCTCTTCTAATTTATGATGAAAACAAAAGTCAATAATTATCACAAATCTGTCAAAAAcgaatttttaatcatttttaagATCGTGTTAATCCTGTTCAAGTGGTTAGCACTAATAATTTATAGAAATAAAACTGATCCATTGGATCTGATTCAACTCATTCTTATAATATATTAGATTTAATGTTCACATTGGACTGCCTGATGGTTGGATTTCCTTGGGTTTGGACGGTCAAATCTGGTTCTTATAAATAAGTATGCTATTTACGATGACTTCTCGAATGATTTACGATTGTGTCAGTGGTTGAAACCTAAGGCTTGTTATTGTTGTTGGGTAGGTGGAGGAGGACTCTCCGATTAGGTAGGCTATTCTGTGAACTGCATAATCAAGTGACTGATGCTTTATTTTAGGAACAGAGACAAAAAGGATATACAGTTGTGTTTGTATTTGTAGCCCAAGCTGTAGAGTTACTCACTAGTTTATATGAAAACAAATATAAATGACACGTTAGAATTCATAAATAGTTTTCGAGATCCATAGTAGCTCAATCAAAATCTTTTTATGGTTATTGTCTTTTCTGATAACTTTAGTTTCTGAAATTTATGATAAACTAATCGAAATCTATGATTGAGAATATTTTTACTTGTAAGATGATTTTTACTGAAATATGTATCTTTTTAATTCATTGAGTTTGTTTTCCAAGCTTCACTGAGTTACTGAGTTGAACTGCTGGGTTATACCTGTATCCGTAACATATACCATGGCAAATGATTCAAAGTTACTTGGTAATTTTGGAAGTAGATATTAGATTAATATTGTATTAAGAAAATGGCACAAGTAGGTTTTTGTAAATGCAGTTATGTGGCTTTTCTTCACGGTTACTTGGTAACTTTTAGAAGTAGATATTAGATAAATAATTTCTTAACAAAAGGTTAGGTTTTCTTAATTGAAGTTTTGTGCCTTTTGTTGAATTAAATGTCTGACCAAAGAGTCATGAAAAGTCAGAACCAGATCTGAGTAAAGGACTTGTAACAGTGTTTTGAAGTCTCTCTCTTGTCTTTTTCTTGTGCCTCCAGAATCCATAGGTAAAAGCTGATGTATACTCACTCCCTGTTTTGCTCCAGAATAACTATCTTGAAGGGTTTGTTGTTTTTCTTACAGTCATTTATTATTGACTTTGCCTTCTGAACTTGTATGTATTCTTAAGCTTTTCTTTCTCTCTTATCCCTACCTTTAGGTATATTTAAAATGTCCCAATAAAATAGCCATGCTAACCAAGTAACAGCGGACATAGGATGAAAATATGACATTTAgaaccaaaagaagaagaagaagaagagttcatTAGATCTTTTAGGTGTAATGCGTTAGGACCTTCCAGCTAAAATCAATAAAGCTCCGTTCATATTGAATTGCCGAGACTGAAGACTTGGGAAGATAAAGTCTGTACAAATGACGTATCGAAGACTGTGGTGTGGGGGGCTGTGATAAATGACTTTGTGATTGTGTGCTTTCTGGTCAATTGATGCATCCTTTTTTTGTCCGTTTGATAGCGACACTTTCTCATCTCGCTGCagcatttccttttttttttcctctgcaACGTCTTGATAAGCACAATAATTATCTCAACAACTCACTCTCTAGGATAATGACTTGTGATCGTCTGCTTTGTTATCCATATACTTTCTTATGAGGCTTGTGATAAGTAAGGTGGGTATGGCTCttcatattattaatcttgattgGTTATTGGTGAGTTTACATAGTAACATGACATCGAGACCTGATACCATGAGATATGTGTGTGTGAGACAAGTAGCAGTGTTCATCTTCTAATAGAAATATGAGtccatctatgtatatatatataaatatgaaaaatatataaaaatgaaaGAGGATAGATAGGCAATTGGGTTGCCATTTGGTCCATCATATCATTTGTGTGTTTGACCTCCTACCTTCCTGCTTTGGCTTCACTAAGTGAACGGTAGGTGCCGCAGCTGATGCTCATGCTTAACAACCGGCTCCTACTTCATCATGGAGGACCACATCCAATGGCTTCCCTTTCAGAAGGTTGAACCTAAAGATCATGATGCACACTTGTCATGAttaaaaacaaaaacaacaaatattttttatatatacggATATGTCTATCCATCCTTATCTATTCATAAATCTAGATAATAAAACAACTGATTCTTTCTTGGGTGTTTTACTTTCAGCCCTGCGTTCTTCCCATGCTTAGATAAGGAAGCAGGAGTTCGTCTAGTTTTCTGTGCACCAGACAAAAAAGCCTTCGGCCGTGGTCTTGCCCAGAGGAGAGCTTGTTTTGTTTGGGCTACTTGTTCGATCTTGTGTCCACCGGGCTGAAGCGACATGGACGCCCACCGGGTAGCCGAAGCGCCACTCCCGACGGCGGAACGCCGTTGCAGTGACGAGCCTCGGAACAAGTGCGAGACGGACGCGGGCGCGCAGGCCTCCGCCAGCGCGTGCTTCGACTGCAACATATGCCTGGACTTCGCGGTGGAGCCGGTCGTCACTCTCTGCGGGCACCTCTACTGCTGGCCATGCATCTACAGGTGGCTGCAGCAGGCGGACGGCGCCGCCCCGCAGCAGTGCCCCGTCTGCAAGGCCGCCCTCCACCATGACGCCCTGGTGCCGCTCTACGGCGGCGGCCGCCACGGCGCCAAGAAGCCCCGCCCGGACCTCGAATTACCGCGCCGCCCGCCGCCGGCCCACCCCCCGTCGCCCGGAGCGAACGAGGAACAACGGTACCCGGAGACCCGACCGTATTCTCGCCGTCACCACCAGCACCCTAATCACGGGTGGGAGTACACGTCGGGAGCGACGAGGGTGATCCAC belongs to Musa acuminata AAA Group cultivar baxijiao chromosome BXJ3-5, Cavendish_Baxijiao_AAA, whole genome shotgun sequence and includes:
- the LOC135638263 gene encoding uncharacterized protein LOC135638263 isoform X1; amino-acid sequence: MAATVVESMAISRLAPSASAPRAAAVSQASSPRGRCDTRLLPGFNGLRMSSRVRPISPAKRLAGSLMAVRRGAVVCEASEATIQLPEVSKMTWQSLVVGSEMPVLVDFWAPWCGPCRMIEPTIVKLAKAYEGKLKCYKLNTDINPDIATQYGIRSIPTVMIFRNGEKKDAVIGAVPEGTLVLTIEKFVVR
- the LOC135638263 gene encoding uncharacterized protein LOC135638263 isoform X2, producing the protein MAATVVESMAISRLAPSASAPRAAAVSQASSPRGRCDTRLLPGFNGLRMSSRVRPISPAKRLAGSLMAVRRGAVVCEASEATIQLGSEMPVLVDFWAPWCGPCRMIEPTIVKLAKAYEGKLKCYKLNTDINPDIATQYGIRSIPTVMIFRNGEKKDAVIGAVPEGTLVLTIEKFVVR
- the LOC135638264 gene encoding uncharacterized protein LOC135638264 is translated as MRIFCYRCAEWNWLMPRMVARMAMARVSQEPHPNLKLKQDNKDYILYCPCELSAAGDAFSEGCFGVLHRTIYCGPYGDFNLHDCAACEFCLFIPGLFDFTSFHLFPPSIHGILIIQKTSLGLFTESSQ
- the LOC135637730 gene encoding E3 ubiquitin-protein ligase RMA1-like, with amino-acid sequence MDAHRVAEAPLPTAERRCSDEPRNKCETDAGAQASASACFDCNICLDFAVEPVVTLCGHLYCWPCIYRWLQQADGAAPQQCPVCKAALHHDALVPLYGGGRHGAKKPRPDLELPRRPPPAHPPSPGANEEQRYPETRPYSRRHHQHPNHGWEYTSGATRVIHSTAGGLLGGLVMAVLPWVFRNQERPGIYYSSPYHMGGDVGSGRLRRQEMELKRSLHQIWLFLVCCAVVCLLLF